In Stutzerimonas stutzeri, a genomic segment contains:
- the gloA gene encoding lactoylglutathione lyase produces MRLLHTMLRVGDMERSIAFYTEVLGMTLLRRKDYPEGKFTLAFVGYGDEAHNSVLELTHNWGVDQYDLGDGYGHIALEVEDVYKACEDIRSRGGKITREPGPMKHGASILAFIEDPDGYKVELLSPSRRD; encoded by the coding sequence ATGAGACTACTGCATACCATGCTGCGAGTCGGCGATATGGAGCGATCCATCGCCTTCTACACCGAAGTACTTGGCATGACCCTGCTACGCCGCAAGGACTACCCCGAAGGCAAGTTCACCCTCGCGTTCGTCGGCTATGGCGATGAGGCACACAACAGCGTGCTGGAGCTAACGCATAACTGGGGCGTCGACCAGTACGATCTGGGCGACGGCTATGGTCATATCGCGCTGGAGGTCGAGGATGTCTACAAGGCTTGCGAGGACATCCGCAGTCGCGGCGGCAAGATCACCCGAGAGCCGGGGCCGATGAAGCACGGCGCCAGCATTCTCGCGTTCATCGAGGATCCGGATGGCTACAAGGTGGAGCTGTTGTCCCCTTCACGCCGCGACTGA
- a CDS encoding PA3496 family putative envelope integrity protein, translating to MSEKEEIQIEDDFVADDEDDTAEAPVEVAKTNLTKRRIIDNLLEERRLQKQLNEFDFDL from the coding sequence AAAAAGAAGAGATTCAGATTGAAGATGACTTCGTCGCTGACGACGAAGACGATACTGCAGAGGCTCCGGTCGAAGTGGCCAAGACCAATCTGACCAAGCGCCGGATCATCGACAACCTGCTCGAAGAACGCCGTCTGCAGAAACAACTCAACGAGTTCGACTTCGATCTCTGA